The following nucleotide sequence is from Nocardioides eburneiflavus.
GCGTCCGGACAGCTACATCTACGGCCTCGCTCGGGACGCCGACGAGCTCGCAGCACTCACCAAGGAGCTGCTAGGCCAGCTCGCAGTCCCCGTCTGAACGACCCCCACGAACCGAGGAGAAGAACCCATGGAAGGCAAGATCGCGCTCGAGGAGCACTGGGCGATTCCGGAGACACTGCAGGACTCGGCCGGATTCGTACCAGGAACCTACTGGGACGAGCTCCAGAGTCGACTACTGGACGTCCAGGACCGTCGACTCAAGCTGATGGACGAGCACGGGATCGAGACCATGATCCTGTCGCTCAACGCTCCGGCGGTCCAGGCGATCCCCGACCGGCGCCAGGCCATCGAGACAGCGCGGCGGGCCAACGACGCGCTGGCGAAGGAGTGCGCGCAGCAGCCAGACAGGTTCCGCGCCTTCGCGGCCCTGCCGCTGCAGGACCCCGACGCTGCGGCCGAGGAGCTGCGGCGCTGCGTCGATGAGCTCGGCTTCGTGGGCGCGTTGGTCAACGGGTTCTCCCAGGACGCGGCACACGGCGACGGTCACGACCCGCTGTACTACGACCTCCCGCAGTACCGACCGTTCTGGACGGAGGTCGCAGCGCTCGACGTGCCGTTCTACCTGCACCCGCGCAACCCGCTCCCGCAGGACGCCCGCATCTACGAGGGGCACCCGTGGCTGCTCGGACCGACCTGGGCGTTCGCGCAGGAGACTGCGGTCCACGCGCTTCGCCTCATGGCCTCCGGACTCTTCGATGAGCACCCGTCTCTGCAGATCGTCATCGGCCACATGGGTGAGGGAATCCCGGCGATGCTGTGGCGGATCGATCACCGGAACGCCTGGGTCGACCTCCCCAAGACCTATCCGGCCAAACGGCGGTTCGTCGACTACTTCTCGGAGAACTTCCACATCACCACGTCGGGCAACTTCAGGACCCAATCGCTGGTCGACGCCCTGTTGGAGCTCGGTTCCGAACGCATCATGTTCTCCACGGACTGGCCCTTCGAGAACATCGACCACGCCGCCGACTGGTTCGACGCCGCCTCCATCTCGGAGGCCGATCGCCTCAAGATCGGCCGCGACAACGCCGTGAGGCTGTTCAAGCTGTGACGACGTCGTCGATATCAAGGCCTTCCGCGTTCACCCACACGGCCGGGCCGGCACGCGTCCTGTTCGGGCGGGGCTCGCTGGGTCGGGTGGGCGAGGAGGTCGAGCGCCTGGGTGTGCGACGCGCGCTGGTGCTGACCACCCCTCCGCAGGCCGACGACGGCGCTCGCCTCGCGCAATCGTTGGGCAACCTGCGGGCCGGTCAGTTCGCCGGCGCCACGATGCACACCCCGGTGGAGGTGACGCTCGAGGCGCTCGAGGTCCTTCGCCGGACAGGCGCCGACGGAGTGGTGTCGCTCGGCGGCGGATCGACGACGGGGCTTGGCAAGGCCATCGCCGCCCGGACCGGCGTGCCGCAGGTCGTCGTGCCGACGACCTATGCGGGATCGGAAGTGACGGCAGTCCTCGGTGAGACCGAGAACGGTGTGAAGACAACGCGCTCCGGACCCGAGATCCTGCCGGAGACCGTCATCTACGACCCCGTCCTGAGCGACACGCTGCCGGTCCCGCTGAGCGTTACCAGCGGACTCAACGCGATGGCCCATGCCCTCGAGGGCCTCTACGCCCGCGACGGCAGTCCGATCTACTCGGTGCTCGCGACCGAGGGCCTGAAGTCCTTCCGCGACGCGCTGCCACGGCTCCTCGAGGACGGTTCCGACCAGGACGCTCGAGACGCCGCGTTGTACGGCGCCTGGCTGTGCGGAACGGTGCTGGGAGGAGTTGGCATGTCGGTGCATCACAAGCTGTGCCACACACTCGGTGGCCGTCTGGACCTGCCGCACGCCGAGACCCACTCGATCATGCTGCCGCACACCATCGCGTACGTCGCCGGCGCGGCGCGGACAGAGCTGGCACCGGCGGCGCAGGTCTTCGGCGATCCGATCGGCGGCGCACTGCACGACTTCACGACCTCGGTCGGTGCGCCACTACGGCTTGCAGACCTCGGGGTGACCGAGCTCGAGCTCGACGGCGTCGCCGACCTCGCCGTCACCGCGCCGTACTGGTCACCCAGACCACTCGACCGGGACGGGATCCGCGAGCTGCTCCAGAATGCCTGGGACGGCAACCGACCCGTAGAAGCGGGGGCATGACGATGACCTACTTCACCGAGGGCCAATCCGTCGCCGAGGTGCTGGGGCGCCATGGACCGAACGTTGACGAGCGACTGGCCGAGGTCTTCGGAAGCCTCGTGTCGCACCTACACGCGTTCGCGAAGGAGGTGGTGCTGACGGAGTCGGAGTGGGAGGTAGCCATCTCGTTCCTGACGCGCACGGGGCAGCTGTGCAGCGACCAACGCCAGGAGTTCATCCTGCTCTCCGACGTGCTGGGCCTGTCGATGCTGGTTGATGCGGTCAACCACCGTCGACCGCCAGGTGCCACCGACAGCACGGTGTTCGGCCCGTTCCACGTCGACGGGGCACCGGTGCGGGCGATGGGTGACGACATCTGTCTCGACGGCAAGGGCGAGAGCTGCCTCTTCACGGGCCGGGTCCTCGACCTCGCGGGTGAGCCCGTCGACGGTGCGTGCGTCGACGTCTGGTCCGACAACGCCGACGGCTTCTACGACGTCCAGCAGCCGGACGAGCAGCCGAGGTGGAACAACCGGGGACGATTCCTGACGGGGCCGGACGGTCGATATGAGTTCCGCGGCATCAAGCCGACGTCGTACCCGATCCCCGACGACGGCCCGGTCGGTCAGCTTCTCGGCCAGCTCGGCCGGCACCCCTATCGACCGGCGCACGTGCACTTCCTGGTCACCGCCCCGAACCACCAGCGCCTCGTGACCCACACGTTCGTCGCCGGCGACCCCTATCTCACGTCCGACTCGGTGTTCGGTGTGAAGGAGTCGTTGGTGACGGAGTACGAGCGACTGGACGATCAGGAGGTGCAGTGGCGCTGCCACTTCGACTTCGTGCTTGCGCCGGACGACCCCGGCCCGGAAGGGGCACTGGGTGCGTAGACTTCGCCGCTGTGAATGAGGCGCCAGACCCACGGCAGGGCATCCAGTCGGTCGAGCTGTCAATGACGATCGTCGAGGCCATCGAGCGCAGCCTCGGGCCCATGAGCCTCACGCAGATCGCGAACGCCAGCGGTATGGGGCCGAGCAAGGTGCACCGATACCTGGTCAGCCTGTCCCGAGTGGGTTTGATCGCGCGATCTCAGCGGTCCGGCCTCTACGACCTGGGGCCGGCGGCTCGGCGTATCGGCGTGGA
It contains:
- the tsdA gene encoding gamma-resorcylate decarboxylase, translating into MEGKIALEEHWAIPETLQDSAGFVPGTYWDELQSRLLDVQDRRLKLMDEHGIETMILSLNAPAVQAIPDRRQAIETARRANDALAKECAQQPDRFRAFAALPLQDPDAAAEELRRCVDELGFVGALVNGFSQDAAHGDGHDPLYYDLPQYRPFWTEVAALDVPFYLHPRNPLPQDARIYEGHPWLLGPTWAFAQETAVHALRLMASGLFDEHPSLQIVIGHMGEGIPAMLWRIDHRNAWVDLPKTYPAKRRFVDYFSENFHITTSGNFRTQSLVDALLELGSERIMFSTDWPFENIDHAADWFDAASISEADRLKIGRDNAVRLFKL
- a CDS encoding dioxygenase — its product is MTMTYFTEGQSVAEVLGRHGPNVDERLAEVFGSLVSHLHAFAKEVVLTESEWEVAISFLTRTGQLCSDQRQEFILLSDVLGLSMLVDAVNHRRPPGATDSTVFGPFHVDGAPVRAMGDDICLDGKGESCLFTGRVLDLAGEPVDGACVDVWSDNADGFYDVQQPDEQPRWNNRGRFLTGPDGRYEFRGIKPTSYPIPDDGPVGQLLGQLGRHPYRPAHVHFLVTAPNHQRLVTHTFVAGDPYLTSDSVFGVKESLVTEYERLDDQEVQWRCHFDFVLAPDDPGPEGALGA
- a CDS encoding maleylacetate reductase, which translates into the protein MTTSSISRPSAFTHTAGPARVLFGRGSLGRVGEEVERLGVRRALVLTTPPQADDGARLAQSLGNLRAGQFAGATMHTPVEVTLEALEVLRRTGADGVVSLGGGSTTGLGKAIAARTGVPQVVVPTTYAGSEVTAVLGETENGVKTTRSGPEILPETVIYDPVLSDTLPVPLSVTSGLNAMAHALEGLYARDGSPIYSVLATEGLKSFRDALPRLLEDGSDQDARDAALYGAWLCGTVLGGVGMSVHHKLCHTLGGRLDLPHAETHSIMLPHTIAYVAGAARTELAPAAQVFGDPIGGALHDFTTSVGAPLRLADLGVTELELDGVADLAVTAPYWSPRPLDRDGIRELLQNAWDGNRPVEAGA